The genomic region GACGTTCGTTGTGATTGCGCTGCTGCCGCTGGCGGTAGCGCTGGCAGCCAGTCTTGTGCCTGCCTGGAGGGCGCTTAAAGTAGATCCGATGACGGCGCTGAGGTACGAGTAGTCGGCGAGGTTATTGGACGGGTCAGCTGCGAGTCCGTTTGAGCACCCGGCTCATATGCGAGATGCTCAAGGTGATCCCCGTTATAGGCCACAAGACGACGACGATGACCGAGAGGTATGCGCATGCCACTGACGAAGGCAAGAGAAGGGCAGTGGAAGCGATCCAGTCAGGATCGAGAGTCATTGCCACAAATTTGCCACAGTGGAAGGTGGCGGTGAGCGCCTGAGGTCGTAAATCGTTGGAAAGATTTTGGAAAGATTAGTGGCCCCTGGAGGATTCGAACCTCCAACCAACGGATTATGAGTCCGCTGCTCTGACCATTGAGCTAAGGGGCCGGCAACAAGATACTTGATTGAAACATTTACAGGCTCCGTAAGGCTTTTCTGCCGGCTGCAATACCGGCGGCTACTACGGAGGCTGAATGTTTGAAAACTTCATCAAAGAGCTTCAGGCTCTCTCCGCGAACCTCTCGCCGTTGACGGTCGGGCGCGACCGGCTCACAACTGGCCGCTGCTTACGGCTGGGGAAAGAAACTATACCAATAAAGGCAAGTCTGAATCAATTTGTCGTCGGAATAGGCGTATCCATCTGACAGCCTTCGACCCCTAGCCGCTCAATCCGGGCAAGAACAGGGCTTTGCCTATGATCAAAAAAAATATTTGACAATCAGTCGCTCATATTTTATATTAGCTTTATCAGAAGATAATGAGAGTTGAATTCGGCAGATCGTACAGACAGCCGCCGAATTGGCTCAATCGAGATTAAAAGGGAGGTTTAGAATTATGGCGAAGACTGGAACTCAGATGGCCCAGGCGAGGGCCGCGCGGAATTTCTCGACGTTCGACCCGCTGCGCGAGATGATGGAGTTGCAGCGCAGCATCAACCAGCTTTTCAATACCGGCAGAACGACCGGTGATGATGTGGCGCTGAGCGCCTGGACGCCGGCGGTCGATATTTTCGAGGGTGACAACGAGTACCTCATCAAGCTGGAGTTGCCCGAAGTGACGCGCGACGACGTCAAGGTCAACCTGAACGATCAGACGCTGACCATCAGCGGCGAGCGCAAGATCGAAAACGAAGACAAGCGCGACGGCTATCATCGCATCGAGCGCAGCTATGGCCAGTTCTACCGCTCGTTCACCTTGCCGCCCAACGTCAACGCGGAAGCCATCAACGCGCAGTTCAAGGACGGCGTCTTGCGGCTGACGCTGCCGAAGCGCGAAGAGGCCAAGCCGAAGCAGATCGCTGTACAGGTCAGCTAACCTAACCTGAAGAAGGGCGACGCGGCGACGCGGGGACCGAGGCGACGCGGCGAGAAGAACGGATCATCTCTCTTTCGCCGCGTCTCCCCTTCACCGCGTCGCCGCGGCCCCGCGTCCGCGTTTCCCCTTTCCGCTTCTGCTTGACTTTCCCCGCACCGCCAGCGTATAACCACGGCTGCCCCACTTCATCAATGCGACAAATATGACTCGGAGGCCAACGAAGCGCTTCGAGCGTCTGTTTTCTTGGCGCCATCGGGGATGGGACATCTTAGGTTGGGGAAAGTTATGGGAATATTGAAGGGGAATCTCGTGAAGTCCGAAAGTGGCGGTTCAGACATGGGGCTGATTGGTCGCGGTATCGAAGTGTCGGGCGACATTTTCTTTTCAGATCAGCTTCGGGTTGACGGTAAAGTAGATGGCAAGATCGCTTCCGACAGTGGCACACTGGTCATTGGCGAATCGGGCCGCCTCGAAGCTCAGGTCGATGTCGGCACCTGCATCATTCAAGGCGCGCTGCACGGCAACCTGATCGCCAAGACCAAAGTCGAGATCCACAAGTCGGGCCGCGTGCATGGCGACTTGATTACGCCTGTGCTGTTGATCGAAGAAGGCGCTCTCTTCAACGGCGCCATCAAGATGGGCCAGGAGAGCGGCAGCCGCAAGCTCGAAGAAGTGCCGCCGTCGAGCGCCGTCCCGCGCCAGGCCAAGGGCGCCTAACGCGCCGCCCGCGCTTAACGCAAAACCCGCTATCCATACTCGCACGACGCCACGCGCGCCGTGCGTTTGCTTGTGCCTGCCGCTGCTTGAACGCGCCGCGCCGCTCCACTATAGTCGAAGCAGCCGCGCCTATGGGGATTGGCCCGGCGCGGCGTTCCGATAATACGAGTCTCGAATGATAAATACCCTTACCACTCCAACGACCGCCAAAGACCGGCTCGTCGTCGCGCTCGACGTGCCCGACCGCCGCGGCGCTCTTGAACTGGTCGAGCAAGTGAGCGGCCTGGTCGGCATGTTTAAGATCGGCAGTCAGCTCTTTACCGCTGAAGGGCCTGAGCTGGTGCGCGAGATCGTCCGCGCCGGCGAGCGCGTCTTTCTCGACTTGAAGTACCATGACATCCCCAACACGGTCGCCGGGGCGGTGGAAGCCGCGGCGCGGCTGGGGGTGACGATCCTCAATGTCCACACGCTCGGCGGCGGCGAGATGATGCGCGCCGCGGCGCATGCGGTCGGCGACCGCGGATTGCTGTGGATCACGCGCCCGGCGGTGCTCGGCGTCACCGTGCTGACGAGCATGGACAAAGGCGACCTCGCCGACGTAGGCATCACTTCGGATTTGCGCGAAGAAGTGGTGCGGCTGGCGACGCTGGCCCGCGACTCTGGGCTGGATGGCATCGTCGCCTCGCCGCACGAGATTCGCCTGATCCGCGAGCGCATCGCCGCCAAAGGCTTCATCGTCCTGACCCCAGGGATACGCCCCGCGTGGTCGGCCAAAGGCGACCAGAA from Blastocatellia bacterium harbors:
- the pyrF gene encoding orotidine-5'-phosphate decarboxylase, with product MINTLTTPTTAKDRLVVALDVPDRRGALELVEQVSGLVGMFKIGSQLFTAEGPELVREIVRAGERVFLDLKYHDIPNTVAGAVEAAARLGVTILNVHTLGGGEMMRAAAHAVGDRGLLWITRPAVLGVTVLTSMDKGDLADVGITSDLREEVVRLATLARDSGLDGIVASPHEIRLIRERIAAKGFIVLTPGIRPAWSAKGDQKRIATPADAIRDGADFIVIGRAISDSPEPRAAAERIVEEIDRG
- a CDS encoding polymer-forming cytoskeletal protein — translated: MGILKGNLVKSESGGSDMGLIGRGIEVSGDIFFSDQLRVDGKVDGKIASDSGTLVIGESGRLEAQVDVGTCIIQGALHGNLIAKTKVEIHKSGRVHGDLITPVLLIEEGALFNGAIKMGQESGSRKLEEVPPSSAVPRQAKGA
- a CDS encoding Hsp20/alpha crystallin family protein; translation: MAKTGTQMAQARAARNFSTFDPLREMMELQRSINQLFNTGRTTGDDVALSAWTPAVDIFEGDNEYLIKLELPEVTRDDVKVNLNDQTLTISGERKIENEDKRDGYHRIERSYGQFYRSFTLPPNVNAEAINAQFKDGVLRLTLPKREEAKPKQIAVQVS